The genomic interval AAGCAGGAATTTGCTGGTGGACGTATTGCACTCAACTTTGGGCAACAGAAGATCAACCTTCATCAGTGGCAGCACGAATTTGAACCTAAGGCAGGTCATGTGCAACCTGGCAGTGCCGATCTCTGTTTTATCACCAATACGCCTATCCAAGAGGTCGCTACGTGGTTTATACAATGTGGTATTGAGATTGAAGAGGGGCCGGTTCAAAGAACGGGTGCTACTGGGCCGATTATCTCGGTTTACATTCGCGATCCTGACATGAATTTGATTGAAGTTGCCAACCGCTTTTAGTTTTATAACAGTGATAAGACCAGTCAGAAAAATGTCGTCCGTTTTGATTAATTCATCAAAATAAATGGCTTATTTTCAGTCAAAAAAATGGATATTAATGTAGATCAAACAATCTGCATTTTGCCGCTCTTCTATCAGGCAATCGCTCTTTTTTGCTCCTACAATTAGGAGTGTTGGGAGACAAAATAGACGGAGCAATAGGCAAGCATGAAGGCTGGCCATCTTTTGCTACGTGTAAAGGAGCTGGGAATGGAACTGCTAGAAGTCAACAATTGTGCTTATTTTCATCACACGAATTCATTGAATGAGCAATTGGAAAGCATTCGTGATCGCATGCGTATCCATGAGCCTAGTATCGATCGGATTTCGTTTGCACTGTTTGATGAAGATGACAACCAATTGAAAACCTATGCTGACAGCAGTGGCTTGTATCCTCAACTCGCACACTTTAGTGCCTATTTGGATGAGCTGCCAATGTTGCAGCGTTGTGTCGAAGAGCAGAGCCACCGTATTGTTGCGGATTTAAACAGCTTGGCGTCCAGTAAGCATGTGATGTCGCTTCTTCATGCAGGTTATCGTTCATCGGTTGCCATTCCATGTTTTGAAAAAGACAAATTTGTGGGTTTTCTCTTCCTGAACTCTCGAGAAGTGGACGCGTTTGATGAAGGGCTGATTGAGAAACTTCAGCCTTACATTGATATGGTGAAATTCACCATTGTCTCTGAATATCAGATCGTGCACGCCATTGCGGATTGTGCTGAACGAACTCAAGTTCTGTTTCCTGTTTACCATAAAGATTCGTGTGCGCACAAAGAGCGCATGAGCCATTACACCCGAATCATTGCGCACGACATGGCGGCGGAGTGGTCGCTAGACGACGAAACCATAGAGCATCTCTCTCTTTTCGCCCGCTTCCACGATTTGGGTAAAGTGAGACTCGACATCGAACTGGTGTGCAAAACCGATACGCTGGATGAGCAAGAACGCAATACGATGCGTAATCATGTTGAAAATGGCATAGAGATTATGGATCGCATCTTGGAATCGCTTGGCAATCCAAATCATCCAAGCATCACACTTCTTACACAAATTATGGCCTATCACCATGAGTTTTTAGATGGCTCAGGTTATCCATTTGGTTTGAAAGGGGAGGAAATACCACCTGCGGCAAGAATTGTCTCGGTAGCGAATGTGTTTGATGCGCTCACCACGCACAGGCCTTATCGCCAAGCTTGGTCGGTGACGCATGCCTTGCTAGAGCTTGAAAAAATGGTGATTGCAGGAAAACTGGATCGCAGATGCGTGAATGCGCTGCGCGAACACCAAGAAGAGCTGCGTGATGTTGTGGCGCGTTTTCCAGAACACGACCCCAAAGATGGTTTCTACTAAAAACCTTACTTTTAATAGGAAAAGACAATTAAATCTATAGATTTAATCGTTTTTACCTCTAATCTCCGCTCGCATAGACTACACCCATTGAGAGAAGAAAGGCTTCTCTAGCAAAAATAAATAAGGGTGATGCTATGTCTAATACAAATTATATCGGTCTCGATCAGCAGCTAGCTCAAGCGTTGGCAGAACAACTCAATCAACTTCTTGCAAACTATCAAGTGCTTTACATGAACACTCGTGGTTACCACTGGAATATCAAAGGTCAGCAGTTTTTCGAATTGCACGTAAAATTTGAAGAAATCTATACCGATCTGCAGGTGAAGGTGGATGAATTGGCAGAGCGTATTTTAACGCTTGGTTTTACGCCAAAACACAGCTTTAGCACCTACTTACTAAACAGTGAGATTGCTGAACATCAAGATGTGTTCAGTGGCGAGGAGTCTGTTTCTGGTTTGGTGGATGGCTTTAGCAAGTTGTTGGTTAAGCAACGTGCGATTCTTAAGCAGGCAGGTGAAGCAGAAGATGAAGGTACCGCTGCGCTGATGGGAGATTACATCCGCGAGCAAGAAAAACTGTTGTGGATGCTTAACGCTTACCTCCAATAAAGCGCCCTTGGCAAACAGTCAATGACAAGTCGCGCTACGCGATTTGTTATTGGCTGTATAAATGAACAGTATTTTGTTGACCAATGGAGTAAATTGACTATACTGAATATACATACAGTTTCTTTGCGGAGGTGCAGTTATGTTTTGGGATACTCTAGAACGTGTTAACCGACTCAGGCAGGAAGCCATGGCGAATCCTGAGTTTATTCAGTCAGCCAAAGAACACGAAAAAGCGCTTAGTGAGCAGGAAGTTGTCTATTGTCCACGAACAAAGCGCAGAGTGAAAAAGCCAAAATCTTTGGCCGACATTTATCAGCAATCTGAATTTGGGACAAGACCCGATGTCCACCAACATTAAAAATCAATAAAGCCGCTATCGAAAGATAGCGGCTTCTTTGTATGGGGTCTATTGGGGGCACGAATCACATCGTATCAAGTTAAAAATCGGCTTTTTTAACAAAGTAAGGATTTTTGTATTTCTTATCTGGACCAAATTCCTTGAACACCAATCGATTCCACAATTGCTTGTCGAAATTTTCTTTGGGAATCGCAGGATAAAGCGTTTCTAACTCTTCCCAAGCGTAGTTCATAAACTCTTTTTTCTTAATTTGGTTGTATTGGCGCGCAATTTTGTTGTGTTTAGTGATCCACTCTTTCTTAAATAAAGCGAGCGCTTTCTCGGCTTCGTCCTGTGGCATACGAGAGAGGAAGACACGCTTATAGGAAACTTTTCGGTCCACCATGGTACGCATTGCGGTTTGAATATATTTCCCATGATGTGTGATGGAGCTTTCGCTCTCATCGACCAATGGAATACACCAACCTTTAGGAAAAAAGTCGTGCTTTTGGTACTGTTTATTACGTACCGTGAGGGCTTGATGCAAAACAAGATCAGACGTGCCGCGAAAGGTTTGTTGCCATTTGGCAATACGAATCTGCAGTGATCCTGGTAAACGATATATATTCGTAAATTTGTCTTCGTTCATGGACATATTACACAGTAGTTAAAGGTGATAGATATGACGAATAACAACCAGTCTTTCTGTTGGAATAGTTATTTAAAGATGAAAGACACTGACAGTCTCACTCAAGTATAGGAATTTAACGGCTTCACAAGCAGTCAAAATCGTGAGACGACAAAATTGTACAATAAATATCTCATGAAATGCGAGTGGTTTATCGCTTCTACCCTAGGGGTAAATTGTAAATTTATTAAGAAATCACGTGGAATTAACGTAAGGATAAGCCGTGCCTTAGATTCTGGCACGGCTTGTGTGTGCATCAAGTGCGAAAAAGCGGGGTTAGCTGGCTTGTTCCAGTTCTTGCTCCTCTTGCTGTTCAATTTCCTTGATATGCTGGCCTGCTTGTTGCAACTGGTACATCTGTGCGTATCGCCCTTGCTGTGCAAGCAGCTGTTTGTGGCTGCCCATTTCAACCAAATCTCCGTGGTGTAAAACCACAATTTTGTCGGCCTCCATGATGGTGGAAAGGCGGTGTGCAATCACCACTAGCGTCATATCATGGCGTAGTGCATTCAAACTGCGCTGTATCAGTGCCTCAGTCCCTGAATCGATGTTTGCCGTCGCTTCGTCGAGGATTAAAATTTTCGGCTTAGCGATAAGCACTCGGGCCATGGCCAACAACTGTTTTTGTCCAGCAGAGAGGTTGGTTTCTCCTTGGCCTAGTTGGGTGTCCAGCAATTGAGGGTAGCGTTTGATCTGCTCAGCCAAACCAACTTGTTCTAAAGATTGCCAAATGATGTCGTCTGACACTTCTCTTCCCAAAGCAATATTTTCTCTGACCGAGGTTGGCAGAATATGTGGATCTTGTTGAACCATCGCCACGTCTTTTCGCAGCACCGATTTTGCCAATGACGCAATAGGGCGCCCATCCAGTTTCAGTTTGCCTTGGCTTACTGGGTAGAAGCCCATCAATAGCGAAGCGAGCGTACTTTTTCCGCTACCCGTGTGGCCGACCAAAGCGACAAATTGCTGGTGTTCCACGTCAATGTCGATCTGTTTCAATACCAGCTGCTTACCATCGTAGCTAAAGTTCAGCTGCTCTATGGCGATGGAACCACTTTTAAGTGGCTGCTGATCATTACCATAGCTTTGTTCCGGTGCATCCATCATTTCAAAAATGCGTTCGCTGGCCACTAAAGCTTGTTGCAGTAGCGCTAGTTGTTGCGTCATTTCTATTAACGGTTCAGTAATACGGCCAAGGTAGCTGATAAACGCGTACAGTACGCCAACACCAATGAGCTCGGTACCACTGAAACCGAAAATGGCAACGAGGGTGAGCAAAGCGATGCCCGCCAATAAATCCATCAAGGGTCGAAGTAAAATGCCATTTAGCTTGATGACTTTACGGCCCGCATTGAAATGTTGCTCGGTCAGTTGATTAAACTGTTGGTTAAAGCGTTTTTCTTGGCGCATCAGTTGGATCACGCTCATCCCTTGGATCGATTCGCTCATGTTGCCATTGATGTCGGTAAGCAAGTCACGCATCACTCGGTATGCATGGCTGCTGAGCTTTTGAAATAGCACCATAAAACCAACCACAACGGGCAGCAAAACCAAGACCACCAACGTTAGCTGCCAGCTCAAAATCAGCATAACGCCCAGCATCACTAAGATCATCACGAGGTTCTTCACCACGGAGGCGATCAACAGTTCGTAGAACTGCTGCAGAGATTCCGTGTCGTTGGTGAGTCTTGAGACCAACTTGCCAGTAGGGGTGTAATCAAAAGCCGACAAAGGTTGCTTGATCACACGATGAAAGGCTTGCTTGCGAATGGTTTTAATGATGCCTGTCGCGACAATGTTAAATTGCAAACCTTGAAGATATTGAAACAAAGCTGAGCAAAGCAGCAGGCCAATATAGCCACTAGCCAGCAAGACAAGTGTCTGTTGAGTGTAATTGTCTTTGGTAATGTGCTCATCAATAAAGTGTTGGATAAGCCAAGGGCCCCCCGCATTGCTGATGGCCGCAATCAACAAAAAGACTAAACCCGTCATCATGGGTTTGGGTTGCGCCAATGGATAAGCAAATAAGCGTTTCAACGTGGTCTTTTTCATGAGTTTGCCTCCTCCATTGCTTGTTCGAGTTGTTGATATTGATACATTTCTGCATACCAACCTTGTGCGCCAATTAAACTGGCATGATCACCTCGCTCGGCAATGTGTCCGTGATTTAACACCACAATTTCATTGGCTTGCTCTAACGCTGTCAGTCGGTGGGCAATCACAATCAATGATTGGTGACGATAGAACTGTTCAAGGTTACGTAAAATTTCGTGCTCGGTTCGTCCATCTACTGCTGAAAGTGCATCGTCGAGAATAAGAATTTCAGCGTTGAGCAGCATAGCTCGGGCTATAGCAATTCGCTGTTTTTGCCCGCCGGACAACGTAATCCCTTTCTCTCCAACTTCAGTGTCGTAGCCGTCTGGGAACTTCAAAATGTCATCGTGAATACAGGCGAATTTGGCCGCTTGATGCACTTCTTGTTGGCTTGCGTCTGGCTTTCCTAACGCGATGTTGTCATAGATAGAGCATGAAAACAGAAAGGGTGTTTGACTCACAACGGCAAATTTCTCGCGCCAATGCTCTAGGTTTGCTTGTTTGAGCGAGATATCACCGTAGCGAATATCGCCCTGTTTCAGCTCTTGTTGACGAAGCAGCAAGGCAATCAAGGTTGATTTACCGCTGCCAACGGGCCCCGCGATACCAAGCATTGCGCCAGGCTGCAAGGTAATGTGGCACTGAGAAAGCGCGGCGGGCAAGCCTGCATTCCAGTGATAGTTGTCAATCTCGATCGCAAGTGACTGAGCATTTTTTGTTAATGGCAAATCCCCACTTTTAATTTCTGGCTCTTGTTGGAAAATTTCCTCGAGACGATTCCACGCAGCGGAGCCACGTTCAAGAATGTTGAATAGGAAAGCAAACGCCAGCATTGGCCAAATCATCAAGCCTAAATACATAGTAAAGGCAGTGAGATCGCCTAACGTGATCGCTTTCTGGTGAACGAGATAGGCTCCAACGCTGATGCTTAAGAAAAAAGAAAGGCCGATAGAGAGTTGAATAGCCGGGTCAAAACGCGCATCAACACGTGCAACCGCAATGTTCTTGTTGCCTGTTTCATCAACCATCTGCTCGAATCGTTTTTGCTCTTGCTCTTCTAAACCAAAGGCTCTGAGCATTCTCACACCATTGAGAGACTCTTGAGTCAGATCGGAAAGCTCAGAGAATGCCTCTTGAGCGATGCGAAAACGCTGATGCAAAATGCGCACAATGTAAAAGATGGTGATCGCCAAAAACGGCATTGGTAGCAACGCCATCACCGTCAACTTCCAACTGATTTGCGTCACCATGATGATCAACACCGCAATGCCAGTGATCAGCGAATCCGCTGCGGTTAACACGCCTTCACCTGCGGTCACGACGACATTTTTTACGTCGTTGGTGCCACGAGCCATGAGATCGCCAGTTTTGTAGCGTTCAAAGAATCGGGGGGGCTGTTTCGATAAATGATGGTAGAGACGATTTCGCAAAATGCTGCCAAGCTCAATGCTGGCGCCAAATAGCCACACTCGCCACAACACTCGGCAGCCATAGATGGCGAACATAATCAGAGTTAAACCAGCAAACCACTGCAGCATTTCAGTGGTGGACATGGTATTAGCGACGATACCGTCAACGATGTGACCCACTGCTTTGGGAGTTACCAGTTGCATCGCAGAGATGAGCATAAAAAGTAGAATAGAACCACAATAGTGCTTCCACCTGAGTTTGAAAAACCACCTTAAATTCCAGAATATTTTCACTTAAGCCTCCTGCACTGATTGTGACGTCTCTTGAACTAACGACGGAGAAACATGTTGCGAAGAGCGCGCTTCACGTTATGCCGAGGCGTGAGCCTCATGTTACCGCATACGTTGTAAAGAGAGTTTGTTGCTCGTTGGATGAGAGTGATACTGCTTTCTCATCGCGGAGTTTTGTTATGTTGAATAGTAAAGACCCGATGAGATGCGATTTGAGATCGTGTGTGGTATTGACACCTAGGTGACAAATACGAGTTACCGGACGACATAAGTACGCAAGTGAGCGATCAACGTCTGGTATGAGAGAGAAAAAGCCTATCGGGAATGTTCAATTATTCGTCGTCTGAATAGAATTACAAGATGATTTTTTGAACTCTTGAAAAAACGGCACAAAGTAGTGCTGCGAGCGTTATCTTGCGATGAAGTTCATCATTATTAACCATCGAAGGAGAGGATGTTGGTGGATCGTCATATTTTGATTCATGGATAAAAACAGCAACCGAAGTTGCTGTTTTTTAAAGAGAGTATCCAACAGTTACGCTTGTGTCGGTTCTTCGATATTTTGCTGCTGTACTTTGTAGACTTTGCCTGCTTGTAGGCGCGCTAGATAATCTTTCATATCGTGTTTAACTTCAGGTACAAGAATGTACAGGCCAACAATGTTCACCAATGCCATGGCAAAGATCATCGCGTCAGAGAAATCAATCACTGGGCCTAGGTTCATCGCAGAGCCAATCACCACAAACATGCAGAATTTAATTTTGAAAATCAGCTCTGCAGTCTTGCTTTCACCGAATAGGTAAGTCCATGCTTTCAAGCCGTAGTATGACCATGAAATCATCGTTGAAAACGCGAACAACACTACTGCGATCGCCAGGATGTATGGGAACCAACTAATGGCGCTACCAAAAGCGGCAGACGTCAGTTCAACACCCGCGAGACCAGAGCCGTTATCCAAGTAACCAGTAATGATGATCACCAAGGCGGTCATCGTACAAATCACGACGGTATCGATGAAAGGTTCAAGGAGCGAAACAAAACCTTCAGACATCGGCTCTTTGGTTTTTACCGCTGCGTGTGCGATGGCCGCTGAACCCACACCTGCTTCATTCGAGAATGCCGCACGTTTAAAGCCTTGAATCAATACACCAATCACACCGCCAGTGATGCCTTCGCCAGTAAAGGCGCCATTGAAAATCGCCGCGAATGCGTCGTCGATGCGATCGAAGTTCATGCCGATGATGATCAGAGCAGTACCGACATAGATACCCGCCATAAATGGCACCACTTTCTCGGTCACTTTTGCGATCGATTTGATACCACCGATGATCACGACGCCGACGATGGCGGCGAGGATCAAACCAAATAGCCAGCCTTTGTCAGCAAGGAATGAAGATGCTCCGCCTGTCACTTCAACCACTTGCTTAAACGCTTGGTTGGCTTGGAACATGTTACCGCCACCCAAAGCACCCCCAATGGCAAAAACGGAGAAGAGCACTGCAAGAGTTCGACCAAACGCCGCGTTACCGCGATCGGCGAGACCTTTGCTGAGGTAGTACATAGGACCACCCGACACTGAACCGTCTGGGTTGGTATTGCGGTATTTCACGCCCAGTGCACATTCAACAAACTTACTGGACATGCCCAGTAGGCCTGCCAGTATCATCCAGAATGTGGCACCAGCACCACCGATAGAGACCGCGACGGCAACACCGGCAATGTTACCAAGGCCAACGGTACCGGAAAGGGCAGTGGTCAAGGCTTGAAAGTGAGAAACTTCACCTTGGTCTTTAGCTTTAGGATCAGAATATTTGCCTGAAACCAGATCAATCGCGTGTTTAAAACCGCGTACGTTAATGAAGCCGAGATAAAAAGTGAAAAACGTCGCAGCAACGACGAGCCACAATACAATCCAAGGAACCTGTACGTCAGAAAAAGGGAATGGAATGGTCGAGAAGATCATTCCAACAAAGGGGTTGACGATAGGTGCCACGACCTCGTTGATTTTTTCATCCAAGCCGGCTGCTGAAGCGTTGAGCGCCACAGTGCTGCCTAACATGGCCAGCATTACATTTTTTACCATTGTGTATCCTGTCTGTTCTTTAATAGAAACGAATAATTATTATCTGATGTTGTGTTGTTACTTTTTCGTAACATTGTGCATTATTCTGAGTGATAACAATTTTGCAACACGTATTGATAGTTTTATGATCTACCCGTCACTACGTGATGTTCGTCGAAAAAATGCTTGATCCAAAGTGATTAGTTTGTATTTAGACAGGCAATCAAAGTCAAAGATGCGATTGTCCAACGCCTCGCTATTACGGGGTGGCGTGCTGCGATTTCTCTGAATCGCCTTTTTATTCGGTGTTTTTGTTACCAACCATAAGATCTAAAAATCTGATGTATTCAACGATTTACATCATCTCTCCTCGCATTCTTCGCTCGTGCTCGGTAATATGCCTCTGAGTTTGCAATGTCTCATTAGTGTGACGAATGCTTTGGTGTTGTTACTTATTTGGGTGATCAATGTCGACTATTTTAAAATTTGTTTTGACAACTTCTTGACAGTGTCGGTGTCAAATTTATGTACATTGCGACCGGTTTTTCTCATCCAAACAATCATTCGTATCAATATCGACTTGTGTTTTTTAACAAGGTCTATGTGTTTCAAGGTTGTAGATAGGTTCTCGTAATGACTTCAAATAAAGCACTAAAGTTTGCCGATGATGGATACGCTACTTTATTGAAAATAGCCGACTTCCTTCTCATCAACTTTTCACTCTTCATCTTCATTGCTTTGCTCGGGGAAGAGGAAACCGCCATTGATGTCACCGCAGGATTTATCTTTTCGATTATCTTTCTGCTTGGCGGTGAATATCTGGGTCTCTATTCGCATTCTCGTATACGCCGAGTGCGTGCTTCGCTGGCCAGACTGTGCGTTGTGATACTCCTGTCTGCTTTTATGATGGTGTTCGTGCGATTTGGTTTTTGGGGGCTAAAAGGCATTTCCATCACAAACCTGAATCCAACACTGTTGAGCTACTGGTATGTACTGGTGTTGGCGTTCTTGAGCCTTTTCCGAATTTCAATCATTTCCGTTGTGCGAGCGGTGATCAAGCTGGCTAATCGTAAAAAACGCATTGCGATCATTGGCCTTACGCCTGCGGGATTGGCAATTTCCAACTCATTAATGCGAGACTACAACGAAAATGATATTGAGCTGGCGTTTTATGATGACAGAGAGGAAGAACGCTTTGGTTATTTAACGCAGGCGCCGTATAAGGGCAAAGTTGACGTTGCGTTAGAGCTTGCCCGAGAACGCAAGCTGGACGAAGTGTACATAGCGTTGCCCATGGTGGCCAAAGATCGCATCCGCAATTATCTCAATGCATTGTCTGACAGCACCGTGGATACGTATCTGGTGCCAGATCTTTATACCTATAACTTGTCGGTTTCCAAGGTGAAATCGGTAGGTGGTGTGCAAACCTTCAGCGTCTTTGGATCGCCTTTTGATGGGGTGGGAGCGTTTTTCAAACGTGTCGAAGACCTCGTCATTGGTTCGTTGATCACCCTTTTGATTTTGCCTGTACTGGTTGCTGTTGCCATTGGTGTGAAGCTCAGCTCTCCAGGCCCGGTACTGTTTAAGCAAGACCGCTATGGCCTTGGTGGCAAGAAAATCAAAGTGTGGAAGTTTCGTTCAATGCGCGTGATGGAAAACGATGCGGTAGTGACGCAAGCCACCAAGAATGATCCTCGCGTGACCAAATTTGGCGCTTTTATCCGCCGAACCTCACTAGACGAACTGCCACAGTTTGTTAACGTACTGCAAGGCTCGATGTCGATTGTGGGGCCGCGACCACACGCGGTTGCTCATAATGAAGAATATCGAGTGTTGGTCGATAACTACATGATCAGACACAAAATTAAGCCTGGCATCACGGGGTGGGCACAAATCAATGGATACCGTGGCGAAACCGAAACGGTCGATAAAATGGAAAAGCGAATCCAATACGATATTCAGTACATGCAAAACTGGAGTCTGTGGTTGGATATCAAAATTATTTTCATGACGGTATTCAAAGGCTTTGTTAGTGAGACAGCTTACTAGTGCCATCTTCGGGTTGCTCGTTTGTTTGCCAGTCAATGCAGAGTTAACACCGAAATCGCATATTGGCATTGCAGGCATCGATTTTCAGTCACAGCTCGCTGCGAGCTACGGCTCAAATGACAATGTGACGTATCAAGCAGATGATCAGCAGGCGCAGCAATCTGACTATGTTCAATTAGCGCCTTATCTTCAGGCGATTGGTGTGCGAGGGGAAGACCGTTATCTGTTGGCCTACAGCGGAGAATACCGCCAATACGCCGATTCGCCAGCTGACGATTATGCACGGCATTTTCTGCAGTTTGAAGGAGCATGGCGTTTTGGCCAAAAACACGGGCTAACATGGAACATCGCGCAAACCTACGATCAAGAAGAGCGGGGTGATGAACTCACGCAAGGGTTTAGCGAAAGTCAGTTTGAACAATACGGATTTTCTCAGCATGGCCTGAGAAATAGCATGTTTGATACCAGTTTGCGCTACAGCTACGGTGCATTACAAGGTCGCGGCAAGTTGGAAGTGATGTTGCAGAGCAAGCAGCTTAGCTTTCGTGATACCAACGATATTGCAAAAGCCAATGCGAATTTTCTCCGTTACGTTGAAGAGCAGCAGTGGCGTGAAGACAGCTTAGTGGTGGATTTGTTTGACCAAATGAGCAGTCATAGCCGCTTTCGGTATAGCTTCATCACCAATCAACGACATTATGAAGAAAACGAGAGAAAAAACAGCAATGAGTACTACTTGCTGTTTGGCGTAAAAACCGAGCTGACCGGCAAAACGACCTTGGAAGCGGAGACAGCATTACTGCAAAAAAGCTTCCCGAATAACGGTGAAGCAGAGACGTTTCGAGGGGTTAACTGGGATGTGGAAGCCAATTGGCGACCAGTGAAACATTCAACGTTTACTTTGTATACGTGGCAACGCGTCAAAGATCCGAGTGAGGAAGGGGGCTACATCCTCAATAGTCACTACGGCGTTGCTTGGCAGCATCAATGGTGGGTGAAACGCCTGTCATCGCGAATTGAATATGGCTATGAAACCGAAGATTATCGCATGGCTAACAATGACCGCCGAGATGAAACGCAGATCGTCAAAGTGTCGTTAGGTTACGACTTTAGACCATCGGTTCGTTTGGAGATGAATTATCAATGGAATGGAATGGACTCGAACGAAGACGTTGACCGTTTCAACATTGGCGGCAACGGATCAAGTGAATGGGTCGAGCGCCAATTAGGATACGACCAGTCGTTCATCGAATTGCAGTTGAAGTTGCAGATATAAAAAGGTTTGGAAAGATGCAAAGAGTACTTCTTTTAATATTCAGTCTGTTATGGCTTGGGCAAGGGATGGCGGAAACGTTAGACGCTCCCTCGTCTCCTCAAATGACTCAGAAAGAACAGCGCGATGCATCGTTGGATGATTACCACTTAGGCACTGGCGATAAAATCGAGATCATCGTTTATGGTGAAGACGATTTATCGATGAAACTGAAAATTGGCAAAGCTGGCCTAGTGAACTTCCCTTACATTGGTGAAGTGAAGCTAACTGGCAGAACGCCAAGTGAGATTGAAACCGAGATCGAAAACCGTCTGCGCGGAGATTACCTTCTTAATCCGATGGTAACCGTCAATCTTGAGTCATTTCGCTTGTTCTATATCTCTGGCGAGGTTGAGCAGCCAAATGGCTATGAATACCAGCCTCGTTTAACCGTTGAACAGGCCATCGCCATGGCGGGTGGCTTGACCGATCGCGCCGACAAAGGCGATATCAATATCCGTACAGGCTCGACTTT from Vibrio vulnificus NBRC 15645 = ATCC 27562 carries:
- a CDS encoding HD domain-containing phosphohydrolase, whose amino-acid sequence is MELLEVNNCAYFHHTNSLNEQLESIRDRMRIHEPSIDRISFALFDEDDNQLKTYADSSGLYPQLAHFSAYLDELPMLQRCVEEQSHRIVADLNSLASSKHVMSLLHAGYRSSVAIPCFEKDKFVGFLFLNSREVDAFDEGLIEKLQPYIDMVKFTIVSEYQIVHAIADCAERTQVLFPVYHKDSCAHKERMSHYTRIIAHDMAAEWSLDDETIEHLSLFARFHDLGKVRLDIELVCKTDTLDEQERNTMRNHVENGIEIMDRILESLGNPNHPSITLLTQIMAYHHEFLDGSGYPFGLKGEEIPPAARIVSVANVFDALTTHRPYRQAWSVTHALLELEKMVIAGKLDRRCVNALREHQEELRDVVARFPEHDPKDGFY
- a CDS encoding alanine/glycine:cation symporter family protein, whose amino-acid sequence is MVKNVMLAMLGSTVALNASAAGLDEKINEVVAPIVNPFVGMIFSTIPFPFSDVQVPWIVLWLVVAATFFTFYLGFINVRGFKHAIDLVSGKYSDPKAKDQGEVSHFQALTTALSGTVGLGNIAGVAVAVSIGGAGATFWMILAGLLGMSSKFVECALGVKYRNTNPDGSVSGGPMYYLSKGLADRGNAAFGRTLAVLFSVFAIGGALGGGNMFQANQAFKQVVEVTGGASSFLADKGWLFGLILAAIVGVVIIGGIKSIAKVTEKVVPFMAGIYVGTALIIIGMNFDRIDDAFAAIFNGAFTGEGITGGVIGVLIQGFKRAAFSNEAGVGSAAIAHAAVKTKEPMSEGFVSLLEPFIDTVVICTMTALVIIITGYLDNGSGLAGVELTSAAFGSAISWFPYILAIAVVLFAFSTMISWSYYGLKAWTYLFGESKTAELIFKIKFCMFVVIGSAMNLGPVIDFSDAMIFAMALVNIVGLYILVPEVKHDMKDYLARLQAGKVYKVQQQNIEEPTQA
- a CDS encoding Dps family protein, coding for MSNTNYIGLDQQLAQALAEQLNQLLANYQVLYMNTRGYHWNIKGQQFFELHVKFEEIYTDLQVKVDELAERILTLGFTPKHSFSTYLLNSEIAEHQDVFSGEESVSGLVDGFSKLLVKQRAILKQAGEAEDEGTAALMGDYIREQEKLLWMLNAYLQ
- a CDS encoding VOC family protein, producing the protein MIAMTQLDHLVLTVKDIPTSVAFYTHCLGMEKQEFAGGRIALNFGQQKINLHQWQHEFEPKAGHVQPGSADLCFITNTPIQEVATWFIQCGIEIEEGPVQRTGATGPIISVYIRDPDMNLIEVANRF
- a CDS encoding ABC transporter transmembrane domain-containing protein, whose translation is MKKTTLKRLFAYPLAQPKPMMTGLVFLLIAAISNAGGPWLIQHFIDEHITKDNYTQQTLVLLASGYIGLLLCSALFQYLQGLQFNIVATGIIKTIRKQAFHRVIKQPLSAFDYTPTGKLVSRLTNDTESLQQFYELLIASVVKNLVMILVMLGVMLILSWQLTLVVLVLLPVVVGFMVLFQKLSSHAYRVMRDLLTDINGNMSESIQGMSVIQLMRQEKRFNQQFNQLTEQHFNAGRKVIKLNGILLRPLMDLLAGIALLTLVAIFGFSGTELIGVGVLYAFISYLGRITEPLIEMTQQLALLQQALVASERIFEMMDAPEQSYGNDQQPLKSGSIAIEQLNFSYDGKQLVLKQIDIDVEHQQFVALVGHTGSGKSTLASLLMGFYPVSQGKLKLDGRPIASLAKSVLRKDVAMVQQDPHILPTSVRENIALGREVSDDIIWQSLEQVGLAEQIKRYPQLLDTQLGQGETNLSAGQKQLLAMARVLIAKPKILILDEATANIDSGTEALIQRSLNALRHDMTLVVIAHRLSTIMEADKIVVLHHGDLVEMGSHKQLLAQQGRYAQMYQLQQAGQHIKEIEQQEEQELEQAS
- a CDS encoding ABC transporter transmembrane domain-containing protein; this encodes MKIFWNLRWFFKLRWKHYCGSILLFMLISAMQLVTPKAVGHIVDGIVANTMSTTEMLQWFAGLTLIMFAIYGCRVLWRVWLFGASIELGSILRNRLYHHLSKQPPRFFERYKTGDLMARGTNDVKNVVVTAGEGVLTAADSLITGIAVLIIMVTQISWKLTVMALLPMPFLAITIFYIVRILHQRFRIAQEAFSELSDLTQESLNGVRMLRAFGLEEQEQKRFEQMVDETGNKNIAVARVDARFDPAIQLSIGLSFFLSISVGAYLVHQKAITLGDLTAFTMYLGLMIWPMLAFAFLFNILERGSAAWNRLEEIFQQEPEIKSGDLPLTKNAQSLAIEIDNYHWNAGLPAALSQCHITLQPGAMLGIAGPVGSGKSTLIALLLRQQELKQGDIRYGDISLKQANLEHWREKFAVVSQTPFLFSCSIYDNIALGKPDASQQEVHQAAKFACIHDDILKFPDGYDTEVGEKGITLSGGQKQRIAIARAMLLNAEILILDDALSAVDGRTEHEILRNLEQFYRHQSLIVIAHRLTALEQANEIVVLNHGHIAERGDHASLIGAQGWYAEMYQYQQLEQAMEEANS